In Populus trichocarpa isolate Nisqually-1 chromosome 12, P.trichocarpa_v4.1, whole genome shotgun sequence, a genomic segment contains:
- the LOC7458055 gene encoding SKP1-like protein 1, with amino-acid sequence MASSETTTKVLKLKTSDNEVFEVEEKAALQSGIIKSMVEDGYGTDDAIPLFNVEKKTLAKIVEWLKKHASDASKDELEKWDADFVDVDTDSLYDLLLASNYLSVEVLLGQLVQKVADMIKGKQPEEIRKLFNIKNDFTPEEEEEIRKDNAWAFKL; translated from the coding sequence ATGGCATCATCAGAGACTACAACGAAGGTCTTGAAGTTGAAAACCAGTGACAATGAAGTTTTTGAGGTGGAAGAGAAGGCTGCCTTACAATCTGGAATCATCAAGAGCATGGTTGAAGATGGCTATGGTACTGATGATGCGATTCCACTCTTCAATGTAGAAAAGAAAACCCTAGCCAAGATTGTAGAGTGGTTGAAGAAGCATGCGAGCGATGCATCTAAGGATGAGCTTGAGAAGTGGGATGCtgattttgttgatgttgacacaGATTCTCTCTATGATCTTCTGCTGGCTTCAAACTATCTCAGCGTTGAAGTTTTGCTTGGCCAACTTGTACAGAAAGTTGCAGACATGATCAAAGGGAAGCAACCTGAGGAAATTCGCAAACTCTTCAATATCAAGAATGATTTTACCccagaggaagaggaagaaattcgCAAGGATAATGCATGGGCATTCAAGTTATGA